The Budorcas taxicolor isolate Tak-1 chromosome 25, Takin1.1, whole genome shotgun sequence genome includes a region encoding these proteins:
- the PRPF19 gene encoding pre-mRNA-processing factor 19: MSLICSISNEVPEHPCVSPVSNHVYERRLIEKYIAENGTDPINNQPLSEEQLIDIKVAHPIRPKPPSATSIPAILKALQDEWDAVMLHSFTLRQQLQTTRQELSHALYQHDAACRVIARLTKEVTAAREALATLKPQAGLIVPQAVPSSQPSVVGAGEPMDLGELVGMTPEIIQKLQDKATVLTTERKKRGKTVPEELVKPEELSKYRQVASHVGLHSASIPGILALDLCPSDTNKILTGGADKNVVVFDKSSEQILATLKGHTKKVTSVVFHPSQELVFSASPDATIRIWSVPNASCVQVVRAHESAVTGLSLHATGDYLLSSSDDQYWAFSDIQTGRVLTKVTDETSGCSLTCAQFHPDGLIFGTGTMDSQIKIWDLKERTNVANFPGHSGPITSIAFSENGYYLATAADDSSVKLWDLRKLKNFKTLQLDNNFEVKSLIFDQSGTYLALGGTDVQIYICKQWTEILHFTEHSGLTTGVAFGHHAKFIASTGMDRSLKFYSL, encoded by the exons ATGTCTCTGATCTGCTCTA TCTCCAATGAAGTGCCAGAGCACCCCTGTGTGTCCCCCGTCTCTAATCATGTGTATGAGCGGCGGCTCATTGAGAAGTATATTGCAGAGAATGGCACAGATCCCATCAACAACCAGCCTCTGTCCGAGGAGCAGCTCATTGATATCAAAG TTGCTCACCCAATCCGGCCCAAGCCTCCCTCAGCCACCAGCATCCCAGCCATTCTGAAAGCCTTGCAGGATGAGTGG GATGCGGTCATGCTCCACAGCTTCACCCTGCGCCAGCAGCTGCAGACCACCCGCCAGGAGCTGTCCCATGCTCTGTACCAGCACGATGCCGCCTGCCGTGTCATTGCGCGTCTCACCAAGGAAGTCACTGCTGCCCGAGAAG CTCTGGCGACCCTGAAACCTCAGGCCGGTCTCATTGTGCCCCAGGCTGTGCCAAGCTCCCAGCCAAGTGTTGTG GGTGCAGGCGAGCCAATGGATTTGGGTGAACTGGTGGGAATGACTCCTGAGATTATTCAGAAG CTTCAGGACAAGGCCACCGTGCTCACCACGGAGCGGAAGAAG agaGGGAAGACTGTGCCTGAGGAGCTGGTGAAGCCAGAAGAGCTCAGCAAATACCGGCAGGTGGCATCACATGTG GGGCTGCACAGTGCTAGCATTCCCGGGATCCTTGCCCTGGACCTCTGCCCCTCTGACACCAACAAGATCCTCACTG GTGGGGCGGATAAGAATGTTGTCGTCTTCGACAAGAGTTCTGAGCAGATTTTGGCCACCCTCAAAGGCCATACCAAGAAGGTCACCAGTGTGGTTTTTCACCCTTCCCAG GAGCTGGTGTTTTCTGCCTCCCCCGATGCTACTATCAGGATTTGGTCGGTTCCGAATGCCTCTTGCGTACAGGTTGTTCGTGCCCACGAGAGCGCTGTGACAGGCCTCAGCCTCCACGCCACTGGTGACTATCTCCTGAGCTCCTCTGATGACCAG tACTGGGCCTTCTCTGACATCCAGACAGGACGTGTGCTCACCAAGGTGACCGATGAGACCTCTGGTTGCT CTCTCACCTGTGCGCAGTTCCACCCTGATGGACTCATTTTTGGAACAGGAACCATGGACTCTCAGATCAAGATCTGGGACTTGAAG GAGCGCACCAACGTGGCCAACTTCCCCGGCCACTCGGGCCCCATCACCAGCATTGCCTTCTCGGAGAACGGCTACTACCTGGCTACAGCGGCCGATGACTCCTCTGTTAAACTCTGGGATCTGCGCAAACTTAAGAACTTTAAGACGTTGCAACTGGATAACAACTTTGAG GTGAAGTCACTGATCTTTGACCAGAGCGGTACTTACCTGGCCCTTGGCGGCACCGACGTCCAGATCTACATCTGTAAACAGTGGACGGAGATTCTTCACTTCACAG AGCACAGTGGCCTGACCACGGGGGTGGCCTTT